One region of Brachybacterium saurashtrense genomic DNA includes:
- a CDS encoding GNAT family N-acetyltransferase, with amino-acid sequence MTATAQPTTLPDGRSLLWEHTGWDDPRAQELRAAMDAEIGPRYAALRGSAPRPAQPTTEDVAVVVLALVGAPATVAATGTLRRLADRWEVKRLFIDADHRRFGLARRVLARLEEAARERGASELFLQTGNRQPEAIALYEREGWARIDVFAPYDPADGISVCFRKALTPRP; translated from the coding sequence ATGACCGCCACCGCGCAGCCCACCACCCTGCCGGACGGGCGCAGCCTGCTCTGGGAGCACACCGGCTGGGACGATCCGCGGGCGCAGGAGCTGCGCGCGGCGATGGATGCGGAGATCGGGCCGCGCTACGCGGCGCTGCGCGGCAGCGCGCCCCGGCCCGCCCAGCCCACCACGGAGGACGTCGCCGTGGTGGTGCTCGCGCTCGTGGGCGCGCCCGCCACGGTCGCGGCGACCGGCACGCTGCGCCGCCTCGCGGACCGCTGGGAGGTCAAGCGCCTGTTCATCGACGCCGACCATCGCCGGTTCGGGCTCGCCCGCCGCGTCCTCGCCCGGCTCGAGGAGGCGGCCCGCGAGCGCGGCGCGAGCGAGCTGTTCCTCCAGACCGGGAACCGTCAGCCCGAGGCGATCGCGCTCTACGAGCGCGAGGGCTGGGCCCGGATCGACGTGTTCGCCCCCTACGACCCGGCCGACGGGATCAGCGTGTGCTTCCGAAAGGCGCTGACACCCCGCCCCTGA
- a CDS encoding MsnO8 family LLM class oxidoreductase: MRFSLLDRSRTRAGRPEQQALPDSVERAVAAERLGYHRFWVAEHHTVPGIASGAPAVLLAAIGQRTDRIRLGSGGVMLPNHRPLVVAEQFLMLEALTPGRVDLGLGRSLGFTAPVREALGRVEASTEQFATEVRELRALLEGTAPLTARPVAPEPPPMFLLATGAGLDLAARLGLGVVLGGSVLHAADVAERVAAYRRAFRPHRGSAPHVTLSMDLLVADTDAEARELALSEVWAMVRSRETGAFPALEDPARLRERDLTARERDRVEKGLASAWAGTPATLRPRVERVLEATGADELLAAGATFDRSALADSDARVMELLG; this comes from the coding sequence ATGAGGTTCTCCCTGCTCGACCGCTCCCGCACCCGCGCCGGCCGCCCCGAGCAGCAGGCGCTGCCGGACAGCGTGGAGCGGGCCGTCGCCGCCGAGCGCCTGGGCTATCACCGGTTCTGGGTGGCCGAGCATCACACGGTGCCCGGCATCGCCAGCGGTGCCCCGGCAGTGCTGCTCGCCGCGATCGGCCAGCGCACGGACCGGATCCGGCTCGGCTCCGGCGGGGTGATGCTGCCCAACCACCGTCCCCTCGTCGTCGCCGAGCAGTTCCTGATGCTCGAGGCGCTCACGCCCGGGCGGGTGGACCTCGGGCTCGGCCGCTCGCTCGGCTTCACCGCGCCGGTGCGGGAGGCGCTGGGCCGGGTCGAGGCGAGCACGGAGCAGTTCGCGACGGAGGTGCGGGAGCTGCGGGCCCTCCTCGAGGGCACCGCCCCGCTCACCGCCCGCCCGGTCGCGCCGGAGCCGCCGCCGATGTTCCTGCTCGCCACCGGCGCCGGCCTCGACCTCGCCGCCCGGCTGGGTCTCGGGGTGGTGCTCGGCGGGTCGGTGCTGCATGCGGCCGACGTGGCCGAGCGCGTCGCCGCCTACCGCCGGGCCTTCCGCCCGCACCGCGGCAGCGCACCGCACGTCACGCTCTCGATGGACCTGCTGGTGGCGGACACCGACGCCGAGGCGCGCGAGCTCGCGCTGAGCGAGGTGTGGGCGATGGTCCGCTCCCGCGAGACGGGCGCCTTCCCAGCGCTCGAGGACCCGGCCCGGCTGCGCGAGCGCGACCTCACCGCCCGTGAGCGCGACCGGGTCGAGAAGGGGCTCGCGAGCGCCTGGGCGGGCACCCCGGCGACGCTGCGCCCGCGTGTGGAGCGGGTGCTCGAGGCGACCGGGGCCGACGAGCTCCTCGCCGCGGGCGCGACCTTCGACCGCTCGGCGCTCGCCGACTCCGACGCCCGCGTCATGGAGCTGCTGGGATGA
- a CDS encoding LLM class flavin-dependent oxidoreductase translates to MSTPHVPLSILDLVPLSEGQDARDGIETSMHAAQAADAAGYHRYWYAEHHNTESLASNATSLLIDRAASLTKRIRVGSGGIMLPNHSPLAVIEQFGTLVQFHGDRIDLGLGRAPGTDQYTAQLLARTSAEPGAFIAAVEQMRDWSHAVPSGQLPIRAAVAEGTEVPMWILGSTTNGARLAAQLGMPFSVASHFAPFQYLQALQVYRDSFSATQSAAAQISQPRTMVGVNVVVAPTDAEAQHLFTTNIQQFLGVITGQRTKTQPPRDLEGLAPDHLMQQVEQTLSIRAVGSPASVVSQLEEIVEATGADELIVTANYFDPEHRVRGIELLAEAWGL, encoded by the coding sequence ATGAGCACTCCCCACGTTCCCCTGTCGATCCTCGATCTGGTCCCGCTCAGCGAGGGCCAGGACGCCCGCGACGGGATCGAGACCTCGATGCACGCGGCACAGGCCGCGGACGCCGCCGGCTACCACCGCTACTGGTACGCGGAGCACCACAACACCGAGTCCCTCGCCTCGAACGCGACCAGCCTGCTGATCGACCGGGCCGCGTCCCTCACGAAGCGGATCCGCGTGGGCTCCGGCGGGATCATGCTGCCGAACCACTCCCCGCTGGCGGTGATCGAGCAGTTCGGCACCCTGGTGCAGTTCCACGGCGACCGGATCGACCTGGGCCTGGGCCGCGCCCCCGGCACCGACCAGTACACGGCGCAGCTGCTCGCGCGCACCTCCGCGGAGCCCGGTGCGTTCATCGCCGCCGTGGAGCAGATGCGGGACTGGTCCCACGCCGTGCCCAGCGGTCAGCTGCCCATCCGCGCCGCCGTGGCCGAGGGCACCGAGGTGCCGATGTGGATCCTGGGCTCGACCACCAACGGGGCACGCCTCGCCGCCCAGCTGGGGATGCCGTTCTCGGTCGCCTCCCACTTCGCGCCGTTCCAGTACCTCCAGGCGCTGCAGGTGTACCGGGACTCGTTCAGCGCCACCCAGAGCGCGGCCGCACAGATCTCGCAGCCCCGCACGATGGTGGGGGTGAACGTGGTCGTCGCGCCCACCGACGCGGAGGCCCAGCACCTGTTCACCACGAACATCCAGCAGTTCCTCGGCGTGATCACCGGGCAGCGGACGAAGACGCAGCCGCCGCGGGACCTCGAGGGCCTCGCTCCGGACCACCTCATGCAGCAGGTCGAGCAGACGCTCTCGATCCGCGCCGTCGGCTCCCCCGCGAGCGTCGTCTCCCAGCTCGAGGAGATCGTGGAGGCCACAGGGGCCGACGAGCTCATCGTCACCGCCAACTACTTCGACCCCG
- a CDS encoding dipeptide ABC transporter ATP-binding protein, whose amino-acid sequence MNPSSALLQVENLRIAYGPAEVVHGVSFALGAGRALALIGESGSGKSTIARAVLRLLGSRRARVDGSIRLEGREVSGLREKDFLPLRGRVLGFVPQDPGSSLNPVRTIGSQALEAAALVPGARRGAEREALVLTAFERVGLPEPRRLLDSFPHQLSGGQLQRVLIALAILPGPRLLVADEPTSALDVTVQEQILDLLDQLRAELGIGVLLITHDLALAASRADEVVVLQEGTVQEAGPTDSVFAAPRTEYTRALQADVPGLNPDRFASLRAARDARPPLGGAQVAADAISRTFRTRDREVRALSDVSFTIPRGRTHALVGESGSGKSTAARALLGLETLDAGTLTVGGREVDPGDPAALRALRRNLQLVHQNPFTSLDPRLGVERIVQEPLDRYRVGERAARAETTAWALEAVRLPASLRRRRPGALSGGQRQRVAIARALALRPEVLVLDEPTSALDVTVQAGILEVLQTLQRDLGLTYLFISHDLGVVRQFADTLTVLRRGEAVESGPVEEVFAAPREEYTRRLIASIPAREDVGARA is encoded by the coding sequence ATGAACCCCAGCTCTGCACTGCTCCAGGTCGAGAACCTGCGCATCGCCTACGGCCCCGCCGAGGTGGTGCACGGGGTCTCCTTCGCCCTGGGCGCGGGCCGCGCGCTCGCCCTGATCGGCGAGTCCGGCTCGGGGAAGTCCACGATCGCGCGGGCCGTGCTGCGCCTGCTCGGGTCGCGGCGCGCCCGGGTGGACGGGTCGATCCGGCTCGAGGGCAGGGAGGTGTCGGGGCTGCGGGAGAAGGACTTCCTGCCGCTGCGCGGGCGGGTGCTGGGCTTCGTGCCGCAGGATCCGGGCTCGTCCCTGAACCCGGTGCGCACGATCGGCTCCCAGGCGCTGGAGGCGGCGGCGCTCGTGCCCGGCGCCCGCCGAGGCGCGGAGCGCGAGGCCCTCGTGCTCACGGCGTTCGAGCGGGTGGGGCTGCCCGAGCCGCGGCGCCTCCTGGACTCCTTCCCCCATCAGCTCTCCGGCGGGCAGCTGCAGCGGGTGCTGATCGCGCTCGCGATCCTGCCCGGCCCCCGGCTGCTGGTGGCCGACGAGCCCACCAGCGCCCTCGACGTGACGGTCCAGGAGCAGATCCTCGACCTGCTGGATCAGCTGCGGGCCGAGCTGGGCATCGGCGTCCTGCTGATCACCCACGATCTCGCCCTCGCCGCCTCCCGGGCGGACGAGGTGGTGGTGCTGCAGGAGGGCACGGTCCAGGAGGCGGGGCCGACGGACTCCGTGTTCGCGGCGCCCCGCACGGAGTACACCCGCGCGCTGCAGGCGGACGTGCCGGGGCTGAACCCGGATCGCTTCGCCTCCCTGCGCGCCGCGCGGGATGCACGCCCTCCGCTCGGCGGCGCGCAGGTCGCGGCCGACGCGATCTCCCGCACCTTCCGCACCCGGGACCGCGAGGTGCGCGCGCTCTCGGACGTCTCCTTCACGATCCCCCGCGGGCGCACCCATGCGCTGGTCGGCGAGTCCGGCTCGGGGAAGTCCACGGCGGCCCGGGCCCTGCTGGGGCTCGAGACGCTGGACGCCGGCACCCTGACGGTGGGCGGCAGGGAGGTCGATCCCGGGGATCCCGCGGCGCTGCGCGCGCTGCGGCGCAACCTGCAGCTCGTCCACCAGAACCCCTTTACCTCCCTGGATCCCCGGCTGGGCGTGGAGCGGATCGTGCAGGAGCCGCTGGACCGCTACCGGGTGGGCGAGCGCGCCGCCCGCGCGGAGACCACGGCCTGGGCGCTCGAGGCCGTGCGCCTGCCCGCCTCGCTGCGGAGGCGCCGGCCGGGCGCCCTCTCCGGCGGGCAGCGCCAGCGGGTCGCGATCGCGCGTGCCCTCGCGCTGCGGCCCGAGGTGCTCGTGCTGGACGAGCCCACCAGCGCCCTGGACGTCACGGTCCAGGCCGGGATCCTGGAGGTCCTCCAGACCCTGCAGAGGGACCTGGGGCTGACCTACCTGTTCATCTCGCACGACCTCGGTGTGGTGCGGCAGTTCGCGGACACCCTCACCGTGCTGCGCCGCGGCGAGGCGGTCGAGTCCGGGCCGGTGGAGGAGGTCTTCGCCGCCCCGCGCGAGGAGTACACGCGGCGGCTCATCGCCTCGATCCCCGCCCGCGAGGACGTGGGGGCGAGGGCATGA